The Sandaracinus amylolyticus genomic interval TCGCGCTCGCGCTCGGGGCGCTCGTGCTCGTCGAGCGTCGGTGGGCGCGCGCCGATGCGCCGGGCGCGCCGGCGGAGCCCGCGCGCGCCGGGCTGGTGGTGCTCGGCGCGGCGGCGGCGATCGTCGCATCGCGCGCGCCGGTGCCGCTCTACTGGGACGAGCACGTGTGGCTCGCGAAGGTGCGGATGGGCGCGCTCGCGCTGCGTCAAGCGGCGCTCGATCCCGCCGCCGATCTCATCCCGCGCGGCTATCCGATCGTGGGCTCGCTCGCCGAGATCGCGTTCGCGATGGGTCGCGACGACGTGCCCTCGATGATCGCCGGCGCGGCGACGCTGCTCCTGCTCTGCCTCGCGCTCGCGCTCTCGACGATGCGCGCCGATCGTCGCGTCGCGTGGGCGCTCGCGATCGTGCTGGTGCCGCTCGTGTGGGTGCACGCGCGCAGCGCGTACCTCGATCTGCCGATCGGGCTGCTCGCGCTGGCGATCGCCGCGGGCCTCGCGCGCGCCGAGCGATGGGCGACCTGCGCGGCGATGATCGCTGCGTTCCTGCTCGCCGGCTGCAAGGACGAGGGCGTGGTGCACGCGCTCGCGATCGCCTCGGCGCACGTCGTCGCGTCGCGCGATCGTCGCCGCGACGCGGCGCGCGATTCCGCGCTGGTGATCGCGGCCGCGCTCGTCGCGACCCTCGGCTGGCGCGTCCTGCTCGTCACGCACGGCGTCGCGAACCGCGATCACGCGCTCGAGGGCGCAGGGCTCTCACAGGCGGGAGCGCTCGCGCTCGAGCTCGCGCGTGCGATGTGCGACGTGCGCTCGTGGGGGCTCGCGTGGCCGATCGCGATCGGCGCGGCGATGGCGTCGCGTCTCGTCTCGCCACGCGCGAGCGCGCTCGCGATCGCCTTCGTCGCGCAGATCTCCGCGCTCTTCGTCGCGCTGCTCGTCGGCGGCGAGCGCCTCACCGCGTTCGCGCTCGGCGGCACGCTCGCGAACCGCTGGTGGATGCAGGTGCTGCCGCTCGCAGCGCTGCTCGTCGTCGAGACGATCGCGCATCGGCAGGGCTCGGTCGGCCCAGACGAGCCTTCACGGTGACGCGTCGAGGATCTCGAACACCGCCGAGGGCTGCCACTGCGGATACCGCGAGCGGAAGAGCTCGCGGAAGCGATCCGGATGCGCACGGGCGGTGTCGGCCGCGCCGGTCGGGCCCTCGCCCAGCACCATCACGCGCACGCGATGCTCCGCGCACCACGCCAGCAGCTCGTCCACGCTCGGCGTGGTGCGCTCGAGGTACACGACGCGCCCACGTCCGTCGCTTCGCCACAAGCGCCCCGGCAGGTTGAAGCTCGGGTCGTACCCGAACGCCTCGCCGGGCCGCACCAGCGCGCGCGCCTGCTGCCAGTCGCGCTCCTGTGCGTCGACGGCCTGCGCCGCGTGCCGCTCTTCGGCCGGGCGCGACATCAGCGCGAACAAGCTCGGCGCGGTGTCCTCGGTGAATCCGCGCCACGAGAGCGCGATCCCGAGCAGCGCGAGCGCGACCGCCGCGCCCTCCGCGACGCGACCCCATCGCCGCGGCAGCACGTGCGCCACCGCGATCGCGAGCGCGAGCATCGCGCCGGGGATCGCGAGCGTGTAGCGCGCCCAGAACGCGCCCGGGCTGATCAGCGTCGCCATCGCGAGCAGGAGCGCAGGCACGCCGACGCTCCGCGCCACCGCGCGCAGCCGCGTCGATCGCAGCGCGCCGATCGGCACCGCGATCGCGAGCGGCAGCAGAAGCAGCGTGAAGAGCGGCCCGAAGCCGCCGATGCGCATGTCGTAGACCCACACGTCGGGCCACGCGGTCCACGACGCGAGCACGCGCTCGGCCCAGCTCATCGAGAGGTAGGGCTCACGCATTCCCACGAGCGCGAGCTCCGACGTGCTCGCCTTGCCGGGCAGCAGCGCGTGCCCCGCGACCTCGACGTGCGCAGGCCAGATCGGGTTGTGCCACTCGACGACGTTCTCGACGAACTTGCCCGCGCCGATCGCCAGCGCGATCGCGCAGCCCGCCATCGCGACACCGAGCTGCTGCCGGCTGCGCGCGCCCGTCACGAGCAGCGCCATCATCGCGATCGCCGCGATCGGCGGCGCGGACGGCTTGCTCCCGAGCATGAGCCCGATCGCGATCCCCGCGACGACGACCGTCCCGCGGCGCGGCGGCAGCGTCGCGAGCGCGAACGCGAGCAGGCCGAGCGCGCCGACCGCGACGTCGACGTACGCCGCGGCGAGCTCGAGCATCGTCACGGGCACCGCGAGCCAGAGGCAGCCCAGCGCGAGGCCTCGCCACGCGGGCACCCCCACGCGCTCGGCGAGCGCCGCGATGCCGACCACGCCGCCGAGCGCGATCGGCAGCTGCCCGAGCTCGATCCACGTGTCGTCCGCGAGCGAGAGCCGCCACGCGATGAAGAACACGTCGACGAGGCGCGGGTACACGTTCACGTAGACCACGCTCGTCGGCACGCGCCGCAGCGTCCCGGTCTGCAGCGCGTCGTGGACGATCGGCAGGTGATAGCCGAGCGAGTCCCACGCCCACGGCGCGAGCAGATACGTCGAGAGCGCGGCGAGGGAGACCCCGATCAACGCCGCGACCATCGCGCCCCACGCCGGGATCGCATCGCGCCCCGCGCCGCGCATCGCGCGCAGCCCGTCGCGGATCGCGATGCCGTCGCTCCACAGCACGGCCCACGCCGCGGGCCCACCGATCATCACCGCCGCGAGCGCGCACACGAGCGTCGCCGCGACCCACGCGCCCGTGGTGATCGCTCCGACCGCACCGAGCACGTACACCACGCCGATCGCCAGCGCGTACGTGAGCACCGCGGTCGCGCAGGCCCTCGAAAGCCGCGTCGCCTCCGGCGCGAGCCGGGCCGCGAGGAGCGCGGCCGCGAGCGTCAGGGCGCCGAAGGCGACGGGTACGAGCACGAGATCGAGGAACGTCTCAGCGCGTCAGCCAGCGGCCGTCGCGCACCGTCACGAGCGAGTACGGGAAGACCCACCACAAGCCGACGAACGCGAAGAGCGCGTAGCCCACGCCGAAGAAGAAGTCCGCGCCACGACGGCTGCGGAGCGTGTAGAGCGTCTGCACGACCGCGCCGAGCAGCACGACGCCGGCGATCGTCAGCAGCGCCTCGGGCTGCGCGATCACGCGCGCCGCGAGCAGCGTGAGGCCGATGTACGCGAGCGGGTACTGCACCAGCTCGAACACGATCTCGAACGTCGGCCACCACTGGTCGCGCGAGCGCCAGCGCGTCGCGAGCACCGGCAGCATCACGATGTCCTCGCGGATGTTGCCGCGCTCCCAGCGGATCAGCATGCGCGCCATGCGCTTGAGGTCCGTCGGCATGATCGTCTCGACCACCGCGGTGCGCTGGTAGACCGAGCGATAGCCCTCGCGCAGCAGCCACGTGGTGAGCGCGCGATCCTCCGCGATGGTGCACGGCTGACCCATGAAGGTCTGCGCCGACCAGCGCTCCACGACCTTGCGCACGGCGTCCATGCGGTACGCGCTGAGCGCGCCCGGCGTGCAGAGCACCGCGCCGTACGCCGACTGCGCGGCGCGCGCGAGATCGAACGTGATGAAGAAGCGCGCCGAGAGCAGGCGCGTCAGCAGGTTGTCCTCGCGGTTCAGCACGAGCACGCGGCCCGCGACCGCCGCGACCTCGGGGTCCGCCATCATCGGCGCCACGATCGCGCGCAGCGCCGTGCGCTCGAGCTTCGAGTCCGAGTCGACGGTGACGACGAGATCGCCGTCGGCGCGCGCGAAGCCGGTGACGAGCGCCTCGCGCTTGCCCGCGTTCTTCGGCTGCTTGATCGCGAGCACGCGGCCCGGGTGCGCCGCCGCGACCGCCTCGATGTGCGACCACGTGTCGTCCTTCGACCCGTCGTCGATCGCGATGATCTGCAGCTTGTCCGCGGGGTAGTCGTTCGCGAGCGCCGACTCGAGCGCCACACGCACCGCCGCGCCCTCGTTGTACGCGGGCACGATCACGGTGAGGCGCGGCAGCGCCGCGTCCGAGAACGACGGCGTCGCGCGGTACCGCAGCGCGTGCCACACGGTCATCGCGAAGTACCAGGTCGCCACCGCGCCCGACACGGTGAGCACGATCGCCAGCGCCGACGCGCCAGGCGCGAGCAGCACCGAGGCCGCACCGTGCGCGAGGACGGCGACGAACGCCGCGATCACCGCGACGGCGACACCGAGGCGCCACGTCAGCTGTCCGTTCGTGAGCGCCGCGTCCGACGCGATGCTCTCGGCCTGGCTCGCACTGCCCGTCTGGCTCGCACCGCGCGGCGCGACCGCGCTCTCGGCGGGGCGCGACTTGCGACGACGCACGCGCCGCATGTGCGATCCGCGCGCGCTGAGCTCGGCGTGCTCACGCGCACCGAGATCGAGCTCGGCGTCGTCGTACGCCTCGAGCTCGTCGTTCGCCGCGGGGCCGTCGCTCATCTCGATCTCTTCGAGCTCCTGGCTGCTGATCACTGCGAGGCCTGGGCTCGAGGCACGCGGACGAGCTCGCTCCGCGAGCGTATTCCTCTTCGAGGGCATCCTGTCTCCGTCGGACCGGCTCACGTGGGTCACACGCGGCGCGGGGTTGTAGCGCGGGCGCTGGGGGTGCGCCGCTCTTCAGGCGAAGGCTCGGCGGGTCGGTTCGAAGGTGCGGCGTTGGACGGCGCGCCGATCATCTCATTCGCTAGTTTCTGCTCGCCGATTCCTTCGGGCATCGTCGATGGTCGCTCGGACGTGGGCGTCCTTCCGGCATCCTCGCTCCCCCACGTCGCGACGCGCTCCGGAGCAAACACCGTGCGCGCTGCGCCGGGCACCGGTGAGTGTTTGTAGTTCCTCGTGTTTTCACGGGGTTCCGTGATGCGCGGGCGCGCCACGGGGTCGTGCTCGGCGTGCGCTGGCTGGTGTCGGATGGCCGCATCCGGCGTCGGAGGAGGCCACTGTGCTGGCCGTCGCGCAGCGACACGGTGGTGCATGGCCGCCGCGCCGCGGGCCCATCGCACGTCGCGAACGGGATCGACGTTCAGGTCGGCCGAGGTGTGTGCTCAGCGCGGCTCCGACACGATCGCGACGCCCTCGACCTCGCCGCGCGCGAGCGTGCCGGTGATCGGGCGGAACGGCGCGGGGCCGATCACGACGGCGAGCAGCGCGCCTTCACGACGCAGCTCGAGCTCGACCACGTGGCCCTCGTCGGGACGCGGATCGATGCGCAGCTCCCATCGGTGCTCCGCGTGCCGTGCGGCATCGTCGGGGATGTGCACGCGTCGCAGCACGCGCTCGCCGGACCGCACCGCGACTTCGCGGTCGCCGACAATCTCGAGCGTGTAGCTCGCATCGTCGTCGTGGCCCGACGAGAGGCGCACCGTCGCGGTGGCGTCCGCCGCGACGCGCGCGTCGAACGACACGCGCTGCGGTGACGCGCCCTCCGCGGGCTCGCGCACGAGCCGCTCGGGGTGCATCGGATCGCGCACGAGCGACTCGACCCAGAAGATCGACTCGCCGCGCGCGAAGTCGCCGAGCCAGTCGTGCTCGACGTCGACGTGGAGCTGCGAGCGGTACTCGGCGATCGCGCGTCGCGCGAGCGCGCCGCCGTCGGGCACCGGGATGCGCTCGCTCGGCACGTAGCGCGCGAGCGTTCCGGGCAGCGGCGGGTAGGGCGCGCCGCGCGACTCGCCCGCAGGGCCGCAGGGCTCGTGAGGCTCGCTGCCGTTGGGCCAGCAACCGCCGGCGTGCACGAGCGCGCGGTGCACGCGCGGTGGTGCGTCGATCATCGCGCGCTCGATCGCGCGCCGGAGCAGGACGTAGGTCGTCGCGTGATCGGGGTGATCGTCGAACGGGTGCGAGACGTAGACGTCGCTCGGGCGATCGCGCGCGAGGAGCGTCGCGAGATCGCCGATCGCGTTCTCCGCGACGTACACGCCGGGGCGGCCCTCGAGCGCGGTGTGCACGTCGTGCGCGTAGGTCGTCGCGCCGGTGCCGCACGTGCCGTCCTCCAGACGTCGCTCGCGCGGCGGGAGCGGGACCACGCCGAGCGCGTCGAGGAATCCGTCGGGGTACGAGAGGAAGCGGACGCGCTCCGGCGCGACACCGAGCACGCGCATCGCCGCGAGCGTCTCGCGCTGTCGCTGCCATCCGTCGCGCTCGCATCCGAGATCGCCGTTCGTCATCAGGTGCACGAACGTGCGCGACGCGTCGCGCGCGATGAGGTGCGCGGCCATGAGCGCTTCGTCGTCGGGATGCGGCGCGACGATCCAGATCGGCGCCTCGTCCTGCTCGCTCTCGCTCTCGCTGTCGCGCGAGCTCTCTCCGCACCCGATGCTCGCGGCCATCGCGAGCGCGATCCACGTCCGACGAATCCTCACGGCGGCGACTGGTACACGCGCTCGCGTCGTGTGTCACGCGCACACGAGCCGCGGATCCCTCACCACGAGATCGCGCGCTCGCTCTCGCACACGAAGGGCAGCGCGGTGTCGCACGTGCGATCGTCGATCGTCCCGTCGGCGCCGAGCGCGGCGCAGTTCGCGGCGCCGACCGCGAGCGCATCGGTGTTCGAGGGCTCACCGATCGCCCACGGCGCATGGAGCCACGGCTCGTCGTCGACCCACGCGAACGCGCACCCTTCGGCCGGCGCGACGGAGAGGTTGCACTCCGGCACGTCCTCGCGCGCGTCGAAGCCTCCGGTCCACTGCACCGCGCCCGCCTGCAGATAGATCGCGACGGCGGCCTCGTCGGCCGAGGCGAGCGTCACGAGGTGCGCGCCGCGCGCTTCGCAGTCGGCGCGCGCGTCGTCCCACGAGAGCGGCGTGCGGATCGCGACGTAGCAGTGCTGTCCGTCGGGGCTCGGCGCGCCGCCCTCGCACTCGATGGTCCGCGGCGCGCACGCACCGTCGCGACAGATCGGCGCGCGCCACACGGTCGCCGAGGGAACCGGCGACCACTGCGCGCCCTGCGTGACGAAGAACAGCTCGCGGGTGCGCACGTCGACGTGAGGGAAGATGCCGAGCACGCCGAGCAGCACCGGCGCGGCGAACGTGCCGCTCGCGAGGCGATCCGCGCTCGCGAGCGCGCCGTTCATCGACACGAAGAGCGTGCGGCCGTCGTCGGAGAGCGAGGGCGTGAGCTGGTTCGTCGTGCCGTCGCTGACGAGCGCGAGCTCCGCGGGACCGAAGGGCTCGCCGCGCGCGCTGCGCACGGCGCGCTGCACGACGAAGAGCCCGCTCGCGTCGCCGGTGACGAAGAAGAGCTCGCGACCGTCGCGCGAGATCGACGGATGATGATGCGGCGGCGCGACCGTGAGCGTGATCGGCTCGAGCGGACCGAACGCGTCGTCGCGCGAGGCGCGCCTCGCGCGCGCGAGCGCGGCGGTCGGCGTCGAGACGATCACCTCGAGCTCGTCGCTGCCGAGCGTCGCCGCGACCACCGGCACGTCGGTCCATCGCGCGACGAGCACCGGCGCGCCGAAGCGCGAGTCGCGGCTGCGCCGATGCGCGACGACGATCTCGCCGGTGTCGGACCTCACGAGGTAGAGGCGCAGCTTGTCGGGGCTGAGCCACGGCGAGAGCAACGGCGAGGCCGTGCGGTGCACCTCGGAGAGCGGGATCGGCGTGCCCACGGCCAGCGCACAGCCCTCGTCGATCGCGCCGTCGAGATCGTCGTCGAAGCCGGTCGCGCCCGCGCCCTGCGCGGTGCAGTGCTCGATCAGCGCGACCGAGCCGTCACGGCGATCCGCGTCGCGCGGCGTGGTGCACGCGAGCATCGCGAGCGCGAAGATCAGAGACGACCGGCGCACGTGATCGTGATCTCCGAAGTCGAGAACGAGGGCGCGCACAGCGCGGCGACGGGCGGCGCTTCGGACGACACTGCAGGCGCGAGCAGCCACAGGATCACCGCCGTGCCTGCGAGGACGCCCGCCGTGGTCCACGTCGCGATCGCGGCGCCGGTGCTCACGTCGATGTCCGCGCGCAGCTCGGGGCAAGCGTCGCGGCGCGTGCCCCACGTCGTCGGCGCGCACGACTCGCCGTGATACCGCGCGACCTGATCCTCGCGCACGACCGTCGCCGCGATCGCGCCGCCGAGCACGACGGCCGCGGCGCTCGTCGTCACGATCGCCGCGAGCCGGTGAGGCTCCCCGAGATCGAGCCCGGGGGACGAGCGCGGGCCCAGCGCGACGCGACGTGTCTCGCGACCACCGGCCGCGAGCACCACGTCGAAGGTCTCGCTCCCCACGCCGTCCGCGCTCACCTCGACGCGGTGCGTGCCCGACGCGACGTCGAGCACGATCGGGCTCTCGCCGGTCACGTCGAAGCCGTCGACGCGCACGTGCGCGTCGGGCGGATCGATCTCCAGCACCAGCGTCCCGCCGCGCTCCGCGAGCGCGCGTCGCATCGACTCGATCCACGCGCGCGCCTGAGTGCGCGGCACCTCGTCGAACGACGCATCGGCGATCTCGAGGAAGCGCTCGAGCGCGGCGATCGCCTCTTCGTCGCGCCGCAGCTCGCGCAGCGCGACCCCGAGGTTGAAGAGCGTGCTCGGTCGCTCGACGAGCGCGAGCGAGCGCTGGAAGCGATCGACCGCGGACTCGTAGTCGCCGCGATCCGAGAGCGCGACGCCCTCCTCGAAGAGCGCGCGCGCTTCCGAGGCCTCGACCGGCTGCGCGCTCGCGCGACCGATCGCGAGCGCCGACGCGATCACCAACGTCGCCGTCGCGAGGACGTGCAGCGCGACGCCTCTGGGCCTCACGAGAGCGACCCTATCCGGCACGCTCTCGCGTGGTCAATCGAATCACCACTGCCGCACGAGCGGATCGCGCACGCGCGGCGCGCTCGGCCGTGCGGGCCTGCGCGTCGTCGGCGACGTCGCGCGCGGGCGGCGCGAGGGCTCGGGAAGCACCGCGAGCTCGACCGTGATCACCCGATCGACGTCGCCGCGCACCTCGAGCGCGCGCGGCTCGTGACCGTCCGCGCGGAGCTCGACGACGTGCAACGCTCCGTCGCGGGGCAGCGTGATCACGCGGCCTTCGATCGCCGCGCCGTCGACGAGCACGATCGCGTCCTCGGGCGTGACGTCGAGCCGCACGTCGACCGTCGTCGGCGTGGGCACCGGTGGCGGTGGGGGCGGCGCGCGCAGCGGCTCGGGCGGCGCGGGCGGAAGCGTCGCGACCACCATCTCGGGCTCCGGCGCGCGCGCGAGGTACACGATCACCGCGAGCAGCGCGCACGACGCGAGCACGCCCGCGACGATCCACGACGTGGCCGCGGACGAGATGCGCACGCCCTTCGACGGATGCTCGACCACCGTCGGCTCGACGCGGATCGGCACCGCGCTCGGCGGAGGCGCGCTCACGCGCGTGCGACCGCCCGCGATCTCGCGCAGCGACATCGCGAGCTCCGCCGCGCTCTTCGGACGCTCCTCGGGGCGCTTGCGCAGCAGGCGATCGACGAGCTCGTCGAGCACTTCGGGGATGTCGAGATCCGGACGACGGTCGCGCATGCGCGGCGGGCGCATCTCGAGGTGCCGGCTCATCACGAGCACCGGCTCGCGGTCGTCGAACGGCGTCTTGCCCGTGATCGTCTCGAAGAGGATCACGCCGAGCGAGTAGAGATCCGCGGCCGGGCTGATCGGACCGCGACGGCACGCCTCCGGGCTCATGTAGAGCGGCGTGCCGACGACGAGATCGGTGCTCGTGAGGTGCGCTTCGCTCGGGCCGAGATCACCGCTCGTGATCCGAGCGATGCCGAAGTCGAGCACCTTCACGTGACCGGCGCCGGTGTCGTCGGCGACGAGGAAGATGTTGTCGGGCTTGAGGTCGCGATGGACCACGCCGGCGGCGTGCGCGACCTGCAGCGCGCGCGCGATCTGCAGCGCGATCGCGACCGACTCGTGCACCGAGAGCGCGCCGACGCGGAGGATGCGCTGCGCGAGGCTCTCGCCCGAGAGCAGCTCCATCGCGAGGTAGAGCAGCCCGTGCTCGCCGTGGCCGAAGTCGTGGATCGTGACGACGTGCGGGCTCGTGATGCGCGACGCCGCGAGCGCCTCGCGCTCGAAGCGCAGTCGCGCCTCGGTCGCGCCCTCGGGCGCGTGGATGACCTTGAGCGCGACCTCGCGACGCACCGCGATCTGCTCGGCGCGGTACACGTGGCCCATGCCGCCCTGGCCGATCAGCGCGTGCACGCGATAGCGCTCGGCGACGACGGTCCCCGGCGCGAGCGAGGGCGACCCGACGAGCGGGCGCGTGCTCGCGTGACGGCGCAGACCGCTCCGTCCGCGATCCTCCTCGGCGCGGTCTCCCGGTGACTCGATGCCGGGACGGGTCGTCATCCAGGCTGTGATGTTACACGCCCGGCGGTTCGCCCGTCGACCGCGGAGGCTCGCCGAGCGCGGCGTACGCCGCGTCGCGGTCGCGCAGGATGTCGTCCATCGACGCGCGCACGCGCTCGATCGTGAGCCGCTGCACCGTCGCGTGGTTCGCCTCCGCGATGCGCTCGTGGATCGGACGCGGCGCGGGCGAGCGCAAGAGCTCCTCGAAGCTCATCCGCGACGGATCGAAGAACGCGGTCCCCGACGGCGTCGCGCGTCGCACGCGATCGAGCACTGCGTGGCGCACCAGCTGGATCGTCGGATCGGGAGTGCGCCGCACGAACGGTACGAGGCGCTCGGGCGCGCGCACGTCCGCGTCGGCGTCGGGGTGG includes:
- a CDS encoding serine/threonine-protein kinase — encoded protein: MTTRPGIESPGDRAEEDRGRSGLRRHASTRPLVGSPSLAPGTVVAERYRVHALIGQGGMGHVYRAEQIAVRREVALKVIHAPEGATEARLRFEREALAASRITSPHVVTIHDFGHGEHGLLYLAMELLSGESLAQRILRVGALSVHESVAIALQIARALQVAHAAGVVHRDLKPDNIFLVADDTGAGHVKVLDFGIARITSGDLGPSEAHLTSTDLVVGTPLYMSPEACRRGPISPAADLYSLGVILFETITGKTPFDDREPVLVMSRHLEMRPPRMRDRRPDLDIPEVLDELVDRLLRKRPEERPKSAAELAMSLREIAGGRTRVSAPPPSAVPIRVEPTVVEHPSKGVRISSAATSWIVAGVLASCALLAVIVYLARAPEPEMVVATLPPAPPEPLRAPPPPPPVPTPTTVDVRLDVTPEDAIVLVDGAAIEGRVITLPRDGALHVVELRADGHEPRALEVRGDVDRVITVELAVLPEPSRRPRATSPTTRRPARPSAPRVRDPLVRQW
- a CDS encoding tetratricopeptide repeat protein, yielding MRPRGVALHVLATATLVIASALAIGRASAQPVEASEARALFEEGVALSDRGDYESAVDRFQRSLALVERPSTLFNLGVALRELRRDEEAIAALERFLEIADASFDEVPRTQARAWIESMRRALAERGGTLVLEIDPPDAHVRVDGFDVTGESPIVLDVASGTHRVEVSADGVGSETFDVVLAAGGRETRRVALGPRSSPGLDLGEPHRLAAIVTTSAAAVVLGGAIAATVVREDQVARYHGESCAPTTWGTRRDACPELRADIDVSTGAAIATWTTAGVLAGTAVILWLLAPAVSSEAPPVAALCAPSFSTSEITITCAGRL
- a CDS encoding glycosyltransferase family 2 protein; the encoded protein is MISSQELEEIEMSDGPAANDELEAYDDAELDLGAREHAELSARGSHMRRVRRRKSRPAESAVAPRGASQTGSASQAESIASDAALTNGQLTWRLGVAVAVIAAFVAVLAHGAASVLLAPGASALAIVLTVSGAVATWYFAMTVWHALRYRATPSFSDAALPRLTVIVPAYNEGAAVRVALESALANDYPADKLQIIAIDDGSKDDTWSHIEAVAAAHPGRVLAIKQPKNAGKREALVTGFARADGDLVVTVDSDSKLERTALRAIVAPMMADPEVAAVAGRVLVLNREDNLLTRLLSARFFITFDLARAAQSAYGAVLCTPGALSAYRMDAVRKVVERWSAQTFMGQPCTIAEDRALTTWLLREGYRSVYQRTAVVETIMPTDLKRMARMLIRWERGNIREDIVMLPVLATRWRSRDQWWPTFEIVFELVQYPLAYIGLTLLAARVIAQPEALLTIAGVVLLGAVVQTLYTLRSRRGADFFFGVGYALFAFVGLWWVFPYSLVTVRDGRWLTR
- a CDS encoding DUF1415 family protein, translated to MSANDDALVRECLRVYRRYAVEIVETLDFCPYAARCREEGRTREVVVLARELDLERALAEVAPLAADTHVEVALMIWPRVRCTRLDLARFVERLRSAHQAAPGGLVMAMEGFHPDADADVRAPERLVPFVRRTPDPTIQLVRHAVLDRVRRATPSGTAFFDPSRMSFEELLRSPAPRPIHERIAEANHATVQRLTIERVRASMDDILRDRDAAYAALGEPPRSTGEPPGV
- a CDS encoding PIG-L family deacetylase is translated as MRIRRTWIALAMAASIGCGESSRDSESESEQDEAPIWIVAPHPDDEALMAAHLIARDASRTFVHLMTNGDLGCERDGWQRQRETLAAMRVLGVAPERVRFLSYPDGFLDALGVVPLPPRERRLEDGTCGTGATTYAHDVHTALEGRPGVYVAENAIGDLATLLARDRPSDVYVSHPFDDHPDHATTYVLLRRAIERAMIDAPPRVHRALVHAGGCWPNGSEPHEPCGPAGESRGAPYPPLPGTLARYVPSERIPVPDGGALARRAIAEYRSQLHVDVEHDWLGDFARGESIFWVESLVRDPMHPERLVREPAEGASPQRVSFDARVAADATATVRLSSGHDDDASYTLEIVGDREVAVRSGERVLRRVHIPDDAARHAEHRWELRIDPRPDEGHVVELELRREGALLAVVIGPAPFRPITGTLARGEVEGVAIVSEPR
- a CDS encoding C-type lectin domain-containing protein, coding for MRRSSLIFALAMLACTTPRDADRRDGSVALIEHCTAQGAGATGFDDDLDGAIDEGCALAVGTPIPLSEVHRTASPLLSPWLSPDKLRLYLVRSDTGEIVVAHRRSRDSRFGAPVLVARWTDVPVVAATLGSDELEVIVSTPTAALARARRASRDDAFGPLEPITLTVAPPHHHPSISRDGRELFFVTGDASGLFVVQRAVRSARGEPFGPAELALVSDGTTNQLTPSLSDDGRTLFVSMNGALASADRLASGTFAAPVLLGVLGIFPHVDVRTRELFFVTQGAQWSPVPSATVWRAPICRDGACAPRTIECEGGAPSPDGQHCYVAIRTPLSWDDARADCEARGAHLVTLASADEAAVAIYLQAGAVQWTGGFDAREDVPECNLSVAPAEGCAFAWVDDEPWLHAPWAIGEPSNTDALAVGAANCAALGADGTIDDRTCDTALPFVCESERAISW